One Yoonia sp. BS5-3 genomic window carries:
- a CDS encoding iron-sulfur cluster assembly accessory protein has protein sequence MFGIPGKQAVTITDKAAAQIAKLMSKDGHEGLRIGVKKGGCAGMEYTMDYVDEVDPHDEVVEHQGARVMIAPMAQMFLFGTEIDYEVSLLEAGFKFRNPNVVDACGCGESIKFDENIAK, from the coding sequence ATGTTCGGTATTCCCGGCAAGCAGGCCGTCACGATCACAGATAAAGCCGCAGCACAGATCGCAAAACTGATGTCCAAGGACGGGCATGAAGGGCTGCGGATTGGCGTCAAGAAAGGCGGCTGCGCGGGGATGGAATATACCATGGACTACGTCGATGAGGTCGACCCTCATGACGAAGTGGTCGAACATCAGGGCGCCCGGGTGATGATTGCCCCTATGGCGCAAATGTTCCTTTTTGGCACCGAAATCGACTATGAGGTCAGCCTGCTTGAGGCTGGCTTCAAGTTCCGCAACCCCAATGTGGTTGATGCCTGCGGCTGCGGCGAGTCGATCAAGTTCGATGAGAACATCGCAAAATAA
- a CDS encoding MFS transporter has protein sequence MTDYAATAPARLATRLAFFTGGFASGCCAPLFPFIKAQIGADEGAFGLVLLCLGLGSIVAMPITGIVAARKGARAMILLGGLGLVICLPLLTIMTGPIGAGTLLFLFGASLGTIDVAMNIHGAEVQEREGRPLMSNFHAQFSIGGFCGAGLTTLLLSMNVSPAAAAAIGGLIGLATMLGARPRLLPVSGVEPVAFVRPRGIVLLLAALAAITFLVEGAILDWGALLVVDRQLIAVENAGIGYILFSIAMVLARLTGDQTVGIMGEFKVLIIGSVTAIAGLAAVLVFTTPIFAFGGFILIGLGAANLVPIVFSAAGRQKIMPPSLAVASVTTTGYAGILLGPALVGFVADTTSLTAAFWLLAVLFAIIPLTARFVIRA, from the coding sequence ATGACTGATTATGCCGCAACAGCCCCCGCCCGCCTGGCCACCCGGCTTGCCTTTTTCACGGGCGGTTTCGCGTCAGGATGCTGCGCGCCGCTTTTCCCCTTTATCAAAGCCCAAATCGGAGCCGATGAAGGTGCGTTTGGATTGGTTCTGCTTTGCCTGGGCCTTGGTTCGATTGTCGCGATGCCCATCACCGGGATCGTCGCCGCGCGCAAAGGCGCAAGGGCAATGATATTGCTAGGCGGCTTGGGTTTGGTGATCTGTCTGCCGCTTTTGACGATCATGACCGGCCCAATCGGCGCAGGCACCCTGCTGTTTTTGTTCGGTGCATCCTTGGGCACAATTGATGTTGCCATGAATATACATGGGGCAGAGGTGCAGGAACGCGAAGGACGCCCGTTGATGTCGAATTTCCATGCGCAATTCAGCATTGGCGGTTTTTGCGGGGCGGGGCTGACCACACTATTGCTTTCGATGAATGTATCGCCAGCAGCGGCAGCGGCCATCGGCGGGTTAATCGGGCTGGCCACTATGCTGGGTGCACGTCCGCGTCTTTTGCCGGTCAGTGGCGTAGAACCGGTTGCTTTCGTCCGGCCACGCGGAATTGTGCTGCTGCTGGCCGCGCTGGCGGCGATTACGTTTTTGGTCGAGGGCGCAATCCTGGACTGGGGGGCCTTGTTGGTCGTTGACCGTCAATTGATCGCCGTTGAGAATGCAGGCATCGGGTATATCCTCTTCTCAATCGCCATGGTGCTGGCCCGATTGACCGGTGATCAAACCGTCGGGATCATGGGCGAATTCAAGGTCTTGATCATTGGCAGCGTGACCGCGATTGCGGGTCTTGCAGCCGTGCTTGTATTTACCACGCCCATATTTGCCTTTGGCGGTTTCATTCTGATTGGTCTTGGGGCTGCGAACCTTGTCCCGATCGTCTTCAGCGCAGCTGGCCGCCAAAAGATCATGCCGCCCAGCCTTGCTGTCGCATCGGTGACGACCACCGGCTATGCGGGTATTCTGCTTGGTCCTGCGCTTGTCGGATTTGTCGCCGACACGACCAGTCTGACCGCAGCTTTCTGGCTCTTGGCGGTGCTTTTTGCCATCATCCCTCTTACCGCGCGGTTCGTGATCCGCGCATGA
- the tpiA gene encoding triose-phosphate isomerase, which produces MPRKLAAGNWKMNGLRASLIELKHLEDKHGDADVDILICPPATLIGACEDTPFDIGGQDCHMGESGAHTGDLSAEMLADAGASYVLTGHSERRTDHHETDEMIAAKSQASYDAGLIAVICIGETLAEREAETTLAVIDRQLAGSVPDGADHENTVIAYEPVWAIGTGKVPTTAQIAEVHAHIRSRLTARFADGAHMRILYGGSVKGSNAAEIFSVANVDGALVGGASLKAADFSPIITALENA; this is translated from the coding sequence ATGCCCCGTAAACTCGCCGCTGGAAACTGGAAAATGAACGGGCTGCGCGCCAGTTTGATCGAGCTGAAACATCTCGAGGATAAACATGGCGATGCGGATGTTGATATCCTGATTTGCCCCCCCGCGACACTGATCGGCGCGTGCGAAGATACGCCCTTTGATATTGGCGGTCAGGATTGCCACATGGGCGAATCCGGCGCGCATACAGGCGATCTGAGTGCTGAAATGCTTGCCGACGCGGGCGCTAGTTATGTTTTGACAGGGCATTCCGAACGGCGCACAGATCATCATGAAACCGACGAGATGATCGCAGCGAAATCGCAGGCCAGTTATGACGCCGGGTTGATTGCCGTCATTTGCATTGGCGAGACTTTGGCCGAACGCGAGGCCGAAACGACACTGGCGGTGATAGACCGTCAGCTTGCGGGATCGGTTCCTGACGGTGCAGATCACGAAAACACCGTGATTGCTTATGAACCCGTATGGGCGATTGGGACCGGCAAAGTGCCCACAACCGCCCAGATCGCAGAGGTTCACGCCCATATCCGTTCTCGCCTGACGGCACGCTTTGCCGATGGTGCACATATGCGCATTTTGTACGGTGGCTCGGTCAAAGGAAGCAATGCCGCCGAAATTTTCAGTGTCGCCAATGTGGATGGCGCCTTGGTGGGTGGTGCCAGTTTGAAGGCCGCCGACTTCTCACCCATCATTACGGCATTAGAAAATGCCTGA
- a CDS encoding DctP family TRAP transporter solute-binding subunit, whose translation MTFLKAAAAAAAISVLATSAQAEGVTGCDDGEIVVKFSHVTNTDRHPKGIAATLLAERVNAEMNGAMCMEVFPNSTLYTDEQVIEAMLRGDVQLAAPSLSLFESITKAYRLFDLPFMFENIEAVDAFQASEAGQAMKDAMQRRGLQGLQFWHNGMKQISANVPLEAPIDADGLKFRVQPSDVLVAQMEALGASPQPMAFSEVYGALQTGVVDGQENTWSNIYGQKFFEVQDGITETNHGIIDYLVVASVDWLDSLEPEVRDQFLTILDEVTQTRNGESTRVNAENRQAILDAGGIVRELTAEQRAVWVEAMKPVWDQFADDVGQENIDAAQAINDSL comes from the coding sequence ATGACCTTTTTGAAAGCAGCAGCCGCAGCGGCTGCTATCTCTGTTTTGGCAACATCTGCACAAGCCGAAGGCGTAACCGGATGTGATGACGGTGAGATCGTCGTAAAGTTTAGCCATGTGACCAACACTGACCGCCACCCCAAAGGGATCGCGGCAACATTGCTGGCCGAGCGTGTGAACGCCGAGATGAACGGCGCGATGTGTATGGAAGTGTTTCCAAACTCGACACTCTATACAGATGAGCAGGTGATCGAAGCAATGCTACGCGGTGACGTGCAGCTGGCCGCGCCTTCGCTGTCCTTGTTTGAATCCATCACAAAAGCTTACCGCTTGTTCGATCTGCCATTCATGTTTGAGAACATTGAAGCCGTTGATGCATTCCAGGCATCCGAGGCAGGCCAGGCGATGAAAGACGCGATGCAGCGCCGCGGGCTGCAGGGTCTACAGTTCTGGCATAACGGGATGAAGCAGATCAGTGCGAATGTACCGCTCGAAGCGCCGATTGATGCGGATGGCCTGAAGTTCCGGGTACAGCCGTCCGACGTGCTGGTTGCGCAAATGGAAGCCCTGGGCGCCTCACCTCAGCCGATGGCCTTCTCCGAGGTGTATGGTGCGCTGCAAACAGGTGTTGTTGATGGTCAGGAAAACACCTGGTCTAACATCTACGGTCAGAAGTTCTTTGAAGTTCAGGACGGTATCACAGAAACCAATCACGGCATTATCGATTACCTGGTTGTTGCGTCGGTTGATTGGCTGGATAGCCTTGAGCCAGAAGTACGCGATCAATTCCTGACAATCCTCGACGAAGTTACCCAGACGCGGAACGGTGAATCCACCCGTGTGAACGCGGAAAACCGTCAGGCGATCCTGGATGCAGGCGGTATCGTCCGCGAGCTGACAGCCGAACAACGTGCGGTGTGGGTCGAAGCCATGAAACCGGTTTGGGATCAGTTCGCCGATGATGTTGGTCAGGAAAACATCGACGCGGCGCAGGCGATTAACGACTCGCTTTAA
- a CDS encoding TRAP transporter large permease encodes MEVALLFLMIVGLLLLGVPIAVSLGVSSIIFQLAFSDTSLAAVAQSLYLAMAGHYTLLAIPFFVLASSFMSTGGVAKRIIRFSIACVGHLQGGLAIAGVFACMMFAALSGSSPATVVAIGTIVIAAMRQVGYTKEFAAGVICNAGTLGILIPPSIVMVVYASATDVSVGRMFLAGVIPGLLAGFLLMVTIYVIARIKNMPKGQWQGWGEVFASFRDAVWGLLLILIIMGGIYGHPWVSFADGFSLFWKKGAFTPTEAAAVAAVYAFVVATFVYRDMGPLAARDSEGSVFQGEAVSLSAAAVPQKASLLQKPWALITAFFHKDTRETLFEGGKLTITLMFIIANALLLKHVLTDEQIPQHIAGAMLDAGLGPVTFLIIVNVILLIGGQFMEPSGLIVIVAPLVFPIAIELGIDPIHLGIIMVVNMEIGMITPPVGLNLFVTSGVAQMPMMAVVRAALPFLAVLFIFLIMITYIPAISTFLPTYFMGPEIIVN; translated from the coding sequence ATGGAAGTTGCTCTTCTTTTTCTCATGATCGTTGGCCTGCTTTTGCTGGGCGTTCCGATTGCTGTATCGCTTGGGGTAAGCTCAATCATCTTTCAGTTGGCGTTTTCAGATACGTCGCTGGCTGCGGTGGCCCAATCGCTCTATCTGGCGATGGCCGGGCACTACACGTTGCTCGCGATCCCGTTCTTCGTTTTGGCGTCCTCGTTCATGTCGACCGGCGGTGTGGCCAAGCGGATCATTCGTTTTTCGATTGCGTGCGTGGGCCATTTGCAGGGCGGTCTGGCCATCGCTGGTGTCTTTGCTTGTATGATGTTCGCGGCCTTGTCCGGGTCATCGCCCGCAACAGTGGTCGCCATCGGCACAATCGTGATCGCGGCGATGCGACAGGTTGGATACACAAAGGAATTTGCGGCCGGTGTGATCTGTAACGCAGGCACGCTGGGCATCTTGATCCCGCCATCAATTGTGATGGTCGTCTATGCGTCTGCAACAGATGTCTCTGTGGGCCGGATGTTCCTTGCTGGTGTGATCCCAGGACTTTTGGCGGGCTTTTTGCTAATGGTGACGATCTATGTGATCGCCCGGATCAAGAATATGCCAAAAGGACAATGGCAGGGCTGGGGCGAAGTCTTCGCCAGCTTCCGCGATGCGGTCTGGGGGCTTTTGCTGATCCTGATCATCATGGGCGGTATCTATGGTCACCCTTGGGTGTCATTTGCCGATGGCTTTTCGCTTTTCTGGAAAAAGGGCGCGTTTACACCAACCGAGGCCGCCGCCGTTGCCGCTGTCTACGCCTTTGTCGTCGCGACCTTTGTTTACCGTGACATGGGGCCACTGGCTGCGCGCGACAGTGAAGGCAGTGTGTTCCAGGGTGAGGCCGTCAGCCTGTCAGCGGCGGCAGTGCCGCAAAAAGCAAGCCTGCTGCAGAAACCATGGGCATTGATCACGGCATTCTTTCACAAAGATACCCGTGAAACGCTGTTCGAAGGCGGCAAATTGACCATCACGCTGATGTTCATTATTGCCAATGCGCTTTTGTTGAAGCACGTGCTGACGGATGAGCAAATCCCGCAGCATATCGCGGGCGCGATGCTGGACGCGGGCCTGGGGCCGGTGACCTTCTTGATTATCGTCAACGTGATCTTGCTGATCGGTGGCCAGTTCATGGAGCCATCAGGGCTGATCGTGATCGTTGCACCACTGGTGTTCCCGATCGCGATTGAGCTGGGTATCGACCCCATTCACCTCGGGATTATCATGGTCGTGAATATGGAAATTGGGATGATTACGCCGCCAGTTGGGTTGAATCTGTTCGTTACATCAGGTGTCGCACAGATGCCCATGATGGCGGTTGTCCGGGCTGCACTGCCGTTCTTGGCTGTGCTGTTCATCTTCTTGATTATGATCACTTATATCCCGGCGATCTCGACGTTCTTACCGACCTATTTCATGGGGCCTGAGATCATCGTGAACTAA
- a CDS encoding SUF system Fe-S cluster assembly protein — protein MTDSDTQIEGVPLIAPSSTDHPLYEDIVQACRSVYDPEIPVNIYDLGLIYTIDVKEDNAVNIIMTLTAPGCPVAGEMPGWVADAVEPLPGVKQVDVEMTFEPQWGMEMMSDEARLELGFM, from the coding sequence ATGACAGATAGCGATACACAAATCGAAGGGGTGCCTTTGATTGCGCCCTCCTCTACAGACCATCCGCTCTATGAGGATATCGTGCAGGCCTGCAGATCGGTTTATGATCCGGAAATCCCCGTAAATATCTATGACCTTGGTCTGATCTATACCATTGATGTCAAAGAAGATAATGCCGTGAATATTATCATGACACTCACCGCGCCCGGCTGCCCGGTTGCCGGGGAAATGCCCGGCTGGGTGGCTGACGCGGTCGAACCTTTGCCCGGGGTCAAACAGGTCGATGTGGAAATGACCTTCGAACCCCAATGGGGTATGGAGATGATGTCAGACGAAGCCCGGCTTGAGCTGGGCTTTATGTAA
- a CDS encoding 2OG-Fe(II) oxygenase gives MSIPPDLGHLVFEVPNFVSHAFCRDVISRAHSDGFAVATISTERGSDVVQDIRNNDRVIFDDRALANSLWHRAGCHFVSPFKGQRAVRLNERFRVYRYRPGHFFDWHQDGIFTHPDGSISQFTMMIYLNEACEGGGTSFADVLSPHVFWDFTIAPRTGKALFFHHPLSHRGDQITSGEKFVLRTDVMFESPR, from the coding sequence ATGTCTATTCCCCCCGATTTGGGCCATCTCGTGTTCGAGGTGCCAAACTTTGTAAGCCACGCGTTTTGCCGTGATGTCATCAGTCGGGCCCACTCAGATGGTTTTGCGGTGGCCACAATTAGCACCGAACGTGGTAGCGATGTCGTGCAAGACATTCGCAATAATGACCGCGTGATCTTCGATGATCGCGCGCTTGCGAACAGTCTTTGGCATAGGGCCGGATGTCATTTTGTGTCGCCCTTCAAGGGCCAGCGGGCCGTCCGCCTGAATGAACGGTTCCGTGTCTACCGTTATCGCCCTGGGCATTTCTTCGATTGGCATCAAGACGGCATCTTTACGCATCCTGATGGCAGCATCAGTCAGTTTACGATGATGATTTATCTCAATGAGGCGTGTGAAGGTGGAGGCACCAGCTTTGCGGATGTTCTATCGCCACATGTCTTTTGGGACTTCACCATCGCTCCACGGACCGGCAAAGCGCTTTTCTTCCATCACCCGCTGTCCCACAGAGGCGACCAGATCACATCTGGCGAGAAATTTGTCTTGCGAACCGACGTGATGTTTGAGTCGCCTCGCTAA
- a CDS encoding TfoX/Sxy family protein codes for MALGDGDIAFAVDLFSDLGSVTIRKMFGGICLYQGGTVFALMSSEGRLYLKSTGDLALEMAGDGAEQFHNMPYWSMPDAALDDPSEACRLARQTLALLS; via the coding sequence ATGGCGCTTGGCGATGGGGATATCGCCTTTGCCGTCGATCTGTTTTCCGACCTTGGATCTGTGACAATCCGTAAAATGTTTGGCGGTATTTGCCTTTATCAAGGTGGCACTGTCTTCGCACTTATGAGCAGCGAAGGTCGGCTATATCTGAAATCGACAGGCGACCTCGCCTTGGAAATGGCAGGGGATGGCGCAGAGCAGTTCCACAACATGCCTTATTGGTCGATGCCCGACGCGGCATTGGATGATCCAAGCGAGGCCTGCCGTCTCGCGCGCCAGACACTCGCCTTGTTGTCTTAG
- a CDS encoding TRAP transporter small permease yields MSSKYAPKGPVGRAVHGFEENAIAVLLGLMTLLTFANVVLRYGFNSSIIWSLEVVLVLFAWLVLFGVSYCFKVTAHLGVDAITNLLAPKPRKVVALIAGAVTIFYAVMLLKGAWDQWAPFADLPPTTGKWFPTGFDTGARGRSFFETDQIPMLDWMRFLEDWINYGERYDKMPRMVPYTILPIAAVLILFRVCQAVWRVWTDEADSLIVSHEAEDAVEEAAQTLSKEA; encoded by the coding sequence ATGAGCAGCAAATACGCGCCCAAGGGGCCGGTTGGCCGTGCCGTGCACGGTTTCGAAGAAAATGCGATTGCGGTGTTGCTAGGGCTGATGACCCTACTGACCTTTGCAAATGTCGTTCTGCGCTACGGCTTTAACAGCTCGATTATCTGGAGCCTCGAGGTCGTGCTGGTCCTTTTTGCCTGGCTTGTTCTTTTTGGGGTGTCGTATTGCTTTAAGGTGACTGCGCATTTGGGCGTTGATGCGATCACAAACCTTCTTGCCCCGAAACCACGCAAAGTTGTCGCGTTAATTGCTGGCGCTGTTACGATTTTCTACGCTGTGATGCTGTTGAAAGGCGCGTGGGATCAATGGGCGCCGTTTGCCGATCTGCCGCCAACGACAGGGAAATGGTTCCCGACCGGTTTTGATACTGGGGCGCGGGGCCGCAGCTTCTTTGAAACAGACCAGATCCCGATGCTGGATTGGATGCGTTTTCTTGAAGACTGGATCAATTACGGCGAGCGTTACGACAAGATGCCGCGGATGGTCCCCTACACAATTCTACCGATTGCTGCCGTGCTCATTCTCTTTCGCGTGTGCCAAGCGGTGTGGCGCGTTTGGACGGATGAGGCCGATAGCCTGATCGTCAGCCACGAAGCCGAAGATGCGGTCGAAGAAGCCGCACAAACCCTTAGCAAAGAGGCTTGA
- a CDS encoding glycerophosphodiester phosphodiesterase family protein codes for MTRISLTLLAAFAGSTAIADTALTYGPRPAYLISQMADSPLKTQLESCAAQTPTRSDFSIGHRGAPLLFPEHTVESNVAAAQMGAGILECDVTFTSDHELVCRHAQNDLHTTTNIVVTDLADQCTTPFSAASGDTEASAECRTSDLTLAEFQTLSPKMDASNSAATTAEEYLGGTATWRTDLYVNNATLMTHAESIELFRDLGAKFTPELKSPSVEMPHDGFSQEDYAQKLVDEYKAAGVPASDVWLQSFNLEDVLYWVENEPEFGAQAVYLMDEYNIEGYSPLDPATWPNTMEELKAMGINFIAPPLWMLITLEDGEMVPSALAVAAKEADLEIITWTLERSGPLASGGGWYYQTVTEVVDTDGDYFEVLDVLAQDVGVVGVFSDWPATTTYYANCMGL; via the coding sequence ATGACGCGCATTTCTCTCACCCTTTTGGCCGCTTTCGCAGGCAGCACGGCCATTGCTGATACGGCCCTCACCTATGGCCCCCGCCCCGCCTACCTGATCAGTCAGATGGCCGACAGCCCCTTGAAAACGCAACTGGAATCATGCGCAGCCCAGACGCCCACGCGGTCCGATTTCTCTATCGGTCACCGCGGTGCCCCGCTGCTATTCCCTGAACATACCGTCGAATCCAACGTCGCTGCGGCCCAGATGGGTGCAGGCATCCTCGAATGTGACGTGACCTTTACAAGCGACCATGAACTTGTCTGCCGTCACGCCCAGAATGACCTGCACACAACGACGAACATCGTGGTCACCGATCTGGCCGATCAATGTACGACGCCGTTTTCAGCCGCCTCGGGCGATACAGAGGCCAGCGCCGAATGCCGCACATCTGATCTGACTTTGGCCGAGTTCCAAACGCTGTCGCCCAAGATGGACGCGTCGAACAGTGCGGCCACGACGGCTGAGGAATATTTAGGCGGAACAGCCACTTGGCGCACCGATCTCTATGTGAACAACGCCACGTTGATGACCCATGCGGAGTCGATCGAGCTGTTCCGCGATCTGGGCGCAAAGTTCACGCCTGAGCTGAAGTCACCCTCTGTCGAGATGCCCCATGATGGCTTTAGTCAAGAGGATTACGCCCAGAAATTGGTGGACGAATACAAAGCCGCTGGCGTGCCTGCATCAGATGTCTGGCTGCAGTCTTTCAACTTGGAAGATGTCCTTTACTGGGTTGAAAACGAACCGGAATTCGGTGCGCAGGCGGTCTACCTTATGGATGAGTACAACATCGAAGGGTACTCACCGCTTGATCCGGCCACATGGCCGAACACCATGGAAGAGCTGAAAGCCATGGGCATCAATTTCATCGCGCCGCCGCTATGGATGCTGATCACGCTCGAAGACGGCGAAATGGTGCCATCGGCCCTGGCTGTTGCCGCGAAAGAGGCCGATCTTGAGATCATCACCTGGACGCTGGAACGCTCTGGCCCGCTCGCCTCGGGCGGCGGTTGGTACTACCAGACCGTGACCGAAGTCGTTGATACGGATGGCGACTATTTCGAAGTGCTGGACGTATTGGCCCAGGATGTGGGCGTTGTCGGTGTCTTCTCTGACTGGCCTGCGACCACGACCTATTACGCCAATTGCATGGGTCTTTAA
- a CDS encoding sigma-54 dependent transcriptional regulator, whose protein sequence is MTSTVLLVDDDRDIREALGQTLELADLIPALAGSFVAAKDLLTPTFDGVVVSDIRMPGRDGFHLLDYVREVDAELPVILLTGEADIPMAVRAMSAGAYDFLEKPCAPQDFVTVIKRALKARALVLENRRLKAALTSGDAASRMLFGSSALAEGLRDQARAAAKAGTEVLITGEPGCGTSKVAEVIHLLSRRAAHPFVKRAASSLTGAGLAEAFEAASGGTLYLDEITGLDAAVQLQLLDQLDAGQGPCVLGASTRDMQAAMDTGSFHAELYYRLDMMAVRIPSLRQRPEDIPVLFRHYVAQASEQANLTPPPVTPELTARLMAQDWPGNARALMNVAMRFAMGLSDMDAGEGLGLAAQMAQIERSLIVSALQRQQGRATDVARELQLPRKTFYDKLAKHGLRAEDFRRPSA, encoded by the coding sequence ATGACCTCTACCGTTTTGTTGGTCGATGATGATCGGGACATCCGCGAGGCGTTAGGGCAGACGCTTGAACTGGCCGATTTGATACCCGCTTTGGCAGGATCCTTTGTTGCGGCGAAAGACCTTTTGACCCCAACATTTGATGGGGTTGTCGTCTCAGACATCCGGATGCCCGGCCGGGATGGTTTCCATCTGCTGGACTATGTCCGCGAGGTGGATGCAGAGCTGCCTGTGATCCTGCTGACGGGCGAGGCGGATATCCCGATGGCTGTGCGCGCGATGTCGGCAGGGGCTTATGATTTTCTTGAAAAGCCTTGCGCGCCGCAAGACTTTGTCACTGTGATCAAAAGGGCGTTGAAAGCCCGGGCGCTCGTTTTGGAAAATCGGCGTTTGAAGGCTGCGCTTACCAGCGGGGATGCGGCGTCGCGGATGCTGTTTGGCAGTTCTGCCTTGGCAGAAGGGTTGCGCGATCAGGCGCGCGCTGCGGCAAAGGCAGGCACTGAGGTCCTGATCACGGGTGAGCCAGGATGCGGAACATCAAAAGTTGCCGAGGTCATCCATCTATTGTCGCGCCGCGCCGCGCATCCTTTTGTTAAACGGGCGGCGTCATCCTTAACGGGGGCGGGGCTGGCCGAGGCGTTTGAGGCCGCATCGGGCGGCACCTTGTATCTGGATGAGATCACCGGGCTTGATGCGGCCGTCCAGCTTCAGCTGCTTGATCAGCTTGATGCGGGGCAGGGGCCGTGTGTACTGGGTGCATCAACCCGCGATATGCAGGCGGCAATGGACACGGGCAGTTTTCATGCCGAACTATACTATCGGCTTGATATGATGGCGGTCCGCATCCCGTCTTTGCGTCAACGGCCCGAAGATATACCCGTTTTGTTTCGGCATTATGTGGCTCAGGCCAGCGAACAGGCCAATCTTACGCCGCCGCCGGTCACACCTGAATTGACGGCCAGATTGATGGCGCAGGATTGGCCTGGCAACGCCCGGGCCTTAATGAATGTCGCGATGCGGTTTGCCATGGGGCTAAGCGATATGGATGCGGGTGAAGGGCTTGGGCTCGCCGCGCAAATGGCCCAGATTGAGCGGTCATTGATCGTCTCGGCGTTGCAACGCCAGCAAGGGCGGGCGACAGATGTAGCGCGTGAATTGCAGCTGCCGCGAAAGACTTTTTACGACAAACTGGCGAAACATGGCCTGCGTGCCGAGGATTTTCGCAGGCCTTCTGCCTGA